Proteins encoded together in one Hevea brasiliensis isolate MT/VB/25A 57/8 chromosome 16, ASM3005281v1, whole genome shotgun sequence window:
- the LOC131174629 gene encoding vegetative cell wall protein gp1-like yields MTLLVKQSLKQILLNLMLNPKHGPSYNKSAPQFKIAQDFRQFSKSLPHTPDKPRRLLSHATFSGNLYRKPKGFFPFIKMVRTKMWSSHKPKLSKFRPKMGTPSSLPTNPNPSPSPPLPQSPPPRTPPLPQSPPPPSPLPPPSQIPPLIPPTPLSPQTEPQNETPILDTHSPEPVPEPAPTQTKTKGKTKRAVGRPKETPIGK; encoded by the coding sequence ATGACATTGCTTGTCAAGCAGAGTCttaagcaaattctgctgaaccttatgcttaaccccaagcatggCCCATCTTACAACAAGTCTGCCCCACAATTTAAAATAGCCCAAGATTTCCGCCAATTTTCCAAAAGCCTCCCCCACACTCCCGATAAACCTCGTCGACTCCTTTCCCACGCTACTTTTTCCGGCAATCTTTACAGGAAACCGAAAGGTTTCTTTCCTTTCATTAAAATGGTAAGAACTAAAATGTGGTCTTCCCACAAACCCAAACTCAGCAAATTTCGACCTAAAATGGGTACTCCATCCTCATTGcccacaaaccctaaccccagccccAGTCCGCCGCTCCCTCAGTCACCGCCACCACGAACGCCGCCATTACCTCAATCGCCACCACCTCCGTCACCGCTACCACCCCCAAGCCAGATACCACCTCTCATTCCGCCGACTCCCCTCTCACCGCAAACCGAACCGCAAAATGAAACACCAATTCTCGACACCCATTCCCCAGAACCAGTGCCTGAGCCTGCGCCTACTCAAACGAAAACCAAAGGTAAAACTAAAAGGGCTGTAGGTAGACCCAAGGAAACCCCTATCGGAAAATGA